In the Bacillus tuaregi genome, one interval contains:
- the sdaAB gene encoding L-serine ammonia-lyase, iron-sulfur-dependent subunit beta, which translates to MKYRSAFDIIGPVMIGPSSSHTAGAARIGRVARTLFERQPTKVVISLYGSFAKTYKGHGTDLALVAGLLDFDTFDERIPDAFDIADQVGMEVVFQTEEAVPEHPNTVKIQLSDDEKQLEVIGISIGGGAIEITEINSFKLKLSGDPAILVTHYDRFGVISRVTTILSKYRINIGHMEVARKEKGDTAIMVIEVDEKMDDSVIAELKQLDYVTGVIRMVE; encoded by the coding sequence ATGAAATATCGCTCAGCATTTGATATTATCGGTCCGGTGATGATTGGACCTTCCAGCTCCCATACGGCAGGCGCAGCCCGGATCGGCCGAGTAGCGCGCACCCTTTTCGAAAGACAGCCAACTAAAGTCGTCATTTCGCTTTATGGTTCTTTTGCCAAAACGTACAAGGGCCACGGAACAGATTTGGCTCTTGTGGCTGGCTTATTGGATTTTGATACCTTTGATGAACGGATTCCCGACGCCTTTGACATCGCTGATCAAGTCGGCATGGAGGTTGTTTTTCAAACAGAGGAGGCCGTACCGGAGCATCCTAACACCGTCAAGATTCAGCTATCCGACGATGAAAAGCAGCTTGAAGTCATCGGAATCTCGATTGGTGGCGGTGCGATTGAGATTACGGAAATCAACTCGTTTAAATTGAAGCTATCGGGTGATCCCGCTATTCTTGTCACCCACTATGACCGCTTTGGGGTTATAAGCCGCGTGACTACCATTTTATCGAAATACAGAATCAATATTGGCCATATGGAAGTAGCTCGAAAGGAAAAAGGTGACACCGCGATTATGGTGATTGAGGTCGATGAAAAAATGGACGACTCTGTGATTGCCGAACTCAAGCAGCTGGACTATGTGACCGGGGTGATTAGGATGGTGGAGTAA
- a CDS encoding glycine C-acetyltransferase, whose protein sequence is MAKEALDRFLTPQLKELRDKGLYNLIDTVEGPNGPEVQINGKTVINLSSNNYLGLANHDRLKQKAIEAVKKYGVGAGAVRTINGTLPIHNELEKRVAELKYTEAAIAFQSGFNCNMGAISAVMTKRDAIISDELNHASIIDGCRLSGARILRVKHQDMADLRRVAKEATESGLYEKIMYITDGVFSMDGDVAKLPEIVEIADEFDLITYVDDAHGSGVMGAGAGTVKHFGLSDRIDFQIGTLSKAIGVVGGYVAGSQKLIDWLKVRARPFLFSTAMTPSDAAACMEAIDMMMESTQRVHKLWENGDYLKAGLKRQGFNIGHSQTPITPCMIGDEGLTQLFSRRLMEEGVYAKSITFPTVPKGAGRVRNMPTAAHTKGILDKALAVYEKIGKELNIL, encoded by the coding sequence TTGGCTAAGGAGGCATTAGATCGTTTCTTAACGCCGCAGCTTAAAGAATTACGCGATAAAGGGCTTTATAATCTAATTGATACGGTCGAGGGGCCAAATGGTCCAGAGGTCCAGATTAATGGGAAAACCGTTATCAATTTGTCCTCCAATAACTATCTAGGGCTCGCCAATCATGACAGATTGAAGCAGAAAGCCATTGAGGCTGTAAAGAAATATGGGGTTGGTGCGGGTGCCGTGCGTACGATTAACGGGACACTTCCGATACACAATGAATTAGAAAAAAGAGTTGCAGAACTAAAGTACACCGAAGCCGCCATTGCTTTCCAGTCAGGCTTTAATTGCAATATGGGCGCCATTTCAGCCGTCATGACGAAAAGGGATGCGATTATTTCCGACGAGCTAAATCACGCCTCTATCATCGATGGCTGTCGACTGTCAGGGGCAAGAATCCTGCGTGTGAAGCACCAGGACATGGCTGACCTTCGGCGTGTGGCAAAGGAGGCAACAGAAAGCGGATTATATGAAAAAATCATGTATATCACGGATGGCGTTTTTTCCATGGATGGTGATGTAGCAAAGCTTCCCGAAATTGTCGAGATTGCAGATGAATTCGATTTGATTACCTATGTAGACGATGCTCATGGCTCAGGTGTTATGGGTGCGGGGGCCGGGACTGTGAAGCATTTCGGACTATCCGACCGGATTGATTTTCAAATAGGAACACTCTCAAAAGCAATCGGGGTAGTTGGTGGTTATGTGGCTGGTTCCCAAAAATTAATTGACTGGCTGAAGGTCCGAGCCCGACCTTTCCTGTTCTCAACCGCCATGACACCAAGTGATGCAGCAGCATGCATGGAAGCCATTGACATGATGATGGAATCAACCCAAAGGGTTCATAAGCTTTGGGAAAATGGCGACTATCTGAAGGCCGGTCTGAAAAGACAAGGCTTTAACATCGGACATTCGCAAACCCCCATTACCCCTTGTATGATTGGTGACGAAGGCTTAACACAGCTTTTCTCGCGCCGTTTAATGGAGGAGGGCGTATATGCGAAATCGATTACCTTTCCGACCGTTCCAAAGGGAGCAGGAAGAGTTAGAAATATGCCGACAGCGGCACATACAAAGGGAATACTCGATAAAGCCCTTGCTGTATATGAAAAGATTGGAAAGGAATTAAATATCCTTTAG
- a CDS encoding GerAB/ArcD/ProY family transporter: MLEKGKISIGDFRIMVIIFSIGSSVILAPSILAGTARQDGWLSYFIAIVTGLGFLYIYNLLASLYPELSFVEYSRKILGKWIGSIIAILFLTYIFLVCSTLLREIGEFITINVLVETPIQIIMIMFLITSLIGIRLGIEVIGRTAMIFFPWIIGLFTLLFLFLIPEYELINIQPVFEEGIKPILKGSYHTLALPFLELSIFLMIVPYVVKKDKVKKAFYSGALIGGMIIFFLVLLTFISLGPDTTNRQMYSTYLMGKKISIGDFIERIEIIVAIIWFLSIYFKLTLCYYSLVLGLAQLFKLNSYQILAFPLGILIISFSILQYPNISLFKEALMKTLVPYSLFTCFIIPLLLLTIGKIKKQRSGTVSSSSSSGN, translated from the coding sequence ATGTTGGAAAAAGGGAAAATAAGTATTGGTGATTTTCGCATCATGGTCATTATTTTTTCAATCGGAAGCTCAGTCATTTTGGCACCCAGCATTCTCGCTGGTACGGCCAGGCAGGATGGTTGGCTCTCGTATTTCATTGCGATTGTAACGGGATTAGGGTTTCTTTATATCTATAATCTTCTTGCCTCCCTTTATCCTGAACTTTCGTTTGTTGAATACAGCCGGAAAATACTCGGAAAATGGATCGGCAGCATTATAGCCATCCTCTTTCTCACTTATATTTTTCTTGTTTGTAGTACTCTCTTAAGAGAGATTGGTGAATTTATCACCATCAATGTTCTAGTCGAAACACCTATTCAAATCATTATGATTATGTTTTTAATAACCAGTCTGATTGGGATTCGTTTAGGCATAGAGGTAATTGGCCGGACAGCGATGATTTTTTTTCCTTGGATAATAGGACTTTTTACCCTGTTGTTTCTCTTTTTGATTCCAGAGTATGAGCTAATCAATATTCAACCCGTATTTGAGGAAGGGATTAAACCCATTTTGAAGGGCTCCTACCATACATTAGCCCTACCCTTTTTAGAGCTTTCGATATTCTTAATGATTGTTCCTTATGTAGTAAAAAAAGACAAAGTAAAGAAAGCCTTTTACAGTGGTGCCCTTATTGGCGGTATGATTATATTTTTTCTTGTCCTATTAACCTTTATCTCACTTGGACCCGATACGACGAATAGACAGATGTATTCAACCTATCTAATGGGGAAAAAAATCAGCATTGGTGATTTTATTGAGCGGATTGAAATTATTGTGGCGATTATTTGGTTTTTATCGATTTATTTTAAGCTTACGCTATGCTATTACAGCCTAGTATTAGGGCTTGCCCAGCTATTTAAGCTGAATAGCTACCAAATCCTTGCTTTCCCACTAGGTATCCTAATCATTAGCTTCTCCATCCTGCAATACCCAAACATATCACTATTTAAAGAGGCACTCATGAAAACACTCGTCCCGTACTCTCTTTTCACCTGCTTCATCATCCCTTTGCTTCTTCTGACAATAGGGAAAATAAAAAAGCAAAGGAGTGGTACTGTATCTTCATCCTCATCCAGTGGAAATTGA
- a CDS encoding Ger(x)C family spore germination protein, with translation MKKKLVLLLVVIMMTLCGCWSKRELNELAICVGLGIDKAKDGYLVSVQIVNPGELSGKQRSGRSEVLTAKVKGDTVFEALRRLSTFSPRKIYMAQLRQVVFSEELAKEGIGKTLDFLARDHELRTDFYITVAKGQKALDILKVQSALENIPVNKLYASMKNSERSWTVTKTVQLDELINNILSPSKEAVLTGIHLTGNPDKGGNVSNVQHSTPATTLHIGEIGAFKSDRLIGWLTEDESKGYNYITDNVYNTLVTVPCHPGKISIETIRSKTDVKGKVKNGKPQIDLTVTSEGNIGEVMCNVDLLNPDHIKQIESDYKLEIEDKLKKVIYRAQNELHSDIFGFGEVIHRDDPVSWKKLKANWNQEFKNVEVTIHVNAEIRRLGTISESLQNQNKGE, from the coding sequence ATGAAAAAGAAATTGGTGTTATTGTTGGTGGTTATCATGATGACTTTATGCGGCTGCTGGAGTAAGCGCGAATTGAATGAGCTCGCGATTTGTGTAGGTTTGGGGATTGATAAGGCAAAGGATGGATATTTGGTTTCGGTTCAGATTGTGAATCCTGGTGAGCTATCCGGCAAACAGCGGTCAGGACGATCAGAGGTTCTCACTGCAAAGGTGAAAGGGGATACCGTGTTTGAAGCCCTACGCAGACTTTCTACCTTTTCACCGCGGAAAATCTACATGGCACAGCTTCGTCAGGTGGTATTTAGTGAGGAGCTTGCCAAGGAGGGAATTGGAAAAACGCTTGATTTTTTAGCACGTGACCATGAATTAAGAACGGATTTTTATATTACCGTTGCTAAGGGACAAAAAGCACTCGATATCCTAAAGGTGCAGTCCGCTCTAGAGAATATTCCTGTTAATAAGCTTTATGCATCCATGAAGAATTCTGAGAGGTCATGGACCGTCACCAAAACGGTGCAGCTCGATGAATTAATTAATAATATCCTATCACCAAGTAAAGAAGCCGTATTAACAGGGATACACCTTACCGGGAATCCCGATAAGGGAGGCAATGTCTCCAATGTTCAGCATTCTACTCCAGCGACAACTCTCCATATTGGAGAAATCGGCGCTTTTAAGAGTGACCGGCTGATTGGCTGGTTGACCGAGGATGAAAGCAAGGGCTACAACTATATTACAGACAATGTCTATAACACACTTGTTACCGTCCCGTGTCACCCTGGGAAAATCTCGATTGAAACCATTCGCTCGAAAACTGATGTAAAGGGGAAAGTCAAAAATGGGAAGCCTCAAATAGACCTCACCGTCACCTCCGAGGGTAACATCGGTGAAGTCATGTGTAACGTCGATTTGCTAAACCCAGACCATATTAAACAAATAGAATCTGATTATAAGCTTGAAATTGAAGATAAGCTCAAAAAGGTTATCTATCGGGCTCAAAACGAACTACATAGTGATATTTTCGGATTTGGAGAAGTAATCCATCGAGATGATCCGGTTAGCTGGAAAAAGCTCAAAGCCAATTGGAATCAAGAGTTTAAAAATGTGGAAGTAACCATTCATGTAAATGCTGAAATTCGCCGTTTAGGAACCATTTCAGAGTCTCTTCAGAATCAAAACAAGGGGGAATAG
- a CDS encoding spore germination protein: protein MRTRKVYPIRRKKSQIQKNEESQSNQSIENSDKDPNVKQLSSDLEENLSYFNTTTGNSSDITLRKFPLVEQEGQTVCLIYADGLSNSAFIQEFILESLMVDIQKIHVGTRNQNENVFRTIKARGMPVADLKEFTDFETLFSTVLSGDTVLLMNGVSKGLALNSRGWEKRSVAEPTSQTVVRGPKDCFTETLRTNTALIRRRIKDKNLRVDSMKLGTRTQTDISIMYIAGIATDDIVAEVKSRLKRIRIDGILESGHIEEFIQDARYSPFPTVMNTERPDSVAAALLEGRIALVIDGTPFVLVVPSLFIHFFQSSEDYYQRADISTFIRLLRYLAFFLALLTPSAYIAVTTFHQEMLPSEMLISLAAQREGVPLPALVEAIMMEITFEILREAGIRMPRAVGSAISIVGALVIGQAAVEAGIVSASMVIVVALTAISSFVSPSFNMSISTRLLRFPLMLLAASFGLFGILLGLIVMVLHMSSIRSFGIPYLAPNAPFNLQDQKDNFVRAPRWLLRTRPRLISPNNITRSTTPPPKPPK, encoded by the coding sequence GTGCGTACGCGTAAAGTGTACCCAATTAGACGAAAAAAATCTCAAATACAAAAGAATGAAGAGTCTCAATCTAACCAGTCAATTGAGAATAGTGATAAGGATCCTAACGTGAAACAGCTGTCATCTGATTTAGAAGAGAATCTCTCCTACTTTAATACAACAACAGGAAACAGCTCTGACATCACATTACGAAAATTTCCTTTAGTTGAACAAGAGGGACAAACCGTCTGCCTGATTTATGCTGATGGATTGTCTAATTCTGCCTTCATCCAGGAGTTCATCTTAGAGAGCTTGATGGTCGATATTCAAAAAATTCATGTAGGAACGCGAAACCAAAATGAAAATGTATTCCGCACCATTAAAGCACGGGGAATGCCCGTTGCCGATTTAAAGGAATTTACCGATTTCGAGACACTTTTCTCTACCGTCCTTTCAGGTGATACCGTCCTGTTAATGAACGGTGTTTCAAAGGGACTGGCACTGAACTCCAGAGGCTGGGAAAAACGCAGTGTGGCAGAACCCACTTCACAAACAGTTGTTAGGGGCCCTAAGGATTGTTTTACGGAAACGCTACGGACAAATACAGCGTTAATTCGAAGACGAATTAAGGATAAAAATCTTCGAGTTGATTCCATGAAACTTGGCACCAGAACCCAAACCGACATCTCCATCATGTACATAGCTGGGATCGCTACGGACGATATTGTAGCAGAAGTGAAAAGCCGACTTAAGCGGATCAGGATTGATGGAATATTAGAAAGCGGACATATTGAAGAGTTTATTCAGGATGCGAGGTATTCACCTTTTCCCACCGTAATGAATACGGAACGACCCGATTCTGTTGCAGCTGCACTGCTGGAGGGAAGGATTGCCCTTGTTATAGATGGAACCCCCTTTGTACTTGTGGTTCCCTCTCTATTCATTCATTTCTTCCAATCCAGCGAAGACTATTATCAGCGTGCCGATATTTCAACCTTTATTCGGCTGCTACGATACCTGGCCTTTTTCCTGGCATTGCTTACACCTTCAGCCTACATTGCCGTCACCACCTTTCATCAGGAAATGCTGCCAAGTGAAATGCTGATTAGCCTAGCCGCTCAGCGTGAAGGGGTACCGCTTCCTGCTTTAGTAGAAGCGATTATGATGGAAATTACCTTTGAGATTTTGCGGGAAGCTGGCATCCGAATGCCGCGAGCAGTAGGATCGGCCATTTCCATTGTCGGAGCGTTAGTCATTGGACAGGCTGCAGTAGAAGCTGGCATTGTATCGGCCTCCATGGTGATTGTCGTTGCCTTAACCGCTATTAGTAGTTTTGTTTCACCTTCTTTCAATATGTCGATTTCAACGAGGTTGCTGCGATTTCCCTTAATGTTACTGGCGGCCTCCTTTGGCTTATTCGGCATTTTATTAGGCTTGATTGTCATGGTCCTTCATATGAGCAGCATTCGATCATTTGGCATTCCCTATCTTGCTCCAAATGCTCCCTTTAACCTGCAGGATCAGAAGGATAACTTTGTAAGAGCACCACGCTGGCTCCTGCGAACAAGACCAAGACTCATCAGTCCAAACAACATAACTCGCTCCACAACACCACCTCCTAAGCCACCTAAATGA
- a CDS encoding FMN-binding protein: MKKRSGVLKYLLYIFVLLLIAGCGQAIESNAGETGIFHPGTYKEKTEGYKGPIKVSVTVDENTIKEVNIIEHRETEAITDDALEQIPHAIVERQSISVDTVAGATYTSRAIIGAVKEALLAAGASLDDITKSVDNEY, encoded by the coding sequence ATGAAAAAGAGGAGTGGTGTATTAAAGTACTTGCTGTATATTTTTGTGTTACTGCTGATAGCTGGCTGCGGCCAAGCTATCGAAAGTAATGCTGGGGAAACGGGCATTTTTCATCCTGGAACCTACAAGGAAAAAACAGAAGGCTACAAAGGACCGATTAAGGTTTCGGTTACAGTGGATGAAAATACGATTAAAGAGGTAAACATTATCGAACATCGTGAAACGGAGGCCATAACGGATGATGCACTCGAGCAAATTCCTCATGCTATTGTCGAAAGGCAATCCATTTCGGTTGATACGGTTGCAGGTGCCACATATACAAGCAGAGCCATTATCGGTGCTGTCAAAGAAGCACTATTAGCTGCTGGGGCTAGCCTCGACGATATCACGAAAAGTGTCGACAACGAATACTAG
- a CDS encoding FMN-binding protein has product MKKKFMTAAAIVGTAIVLFGCGGGGSEWADGDYEGRAEGMHGDLVVNVSIEEGKISKVDIVEHAESPGVSDGAIEQVPQSIVEQQSTEVDTVTGATSTSNTIITAVNDALSKAE; this is encoded by the coding sequence ATGAAAAAGAAATTCATGACAGCTGCAGCAATCGTTGGAACAGCTATCGTTCTTTTTGGCTGCGGCGGAGGTGGCAGTGAGTGGGCTGACGGTGACTATGAGGGAAGAGCTGAAGGGATGCATGGTGACTTAGTTGTAAACGTTTCCATCGAAGAGGGGAAAATCTCAAAGGTTGATATTGTGGAACATGCAGAATCACCAGGAGTCTCTGATGGTGCAATTGAACAGGTACCTCAATCGATTGTGGAGCAGCAAAGTACAGAAGTTGATACGGTCACAGGTGCAACCTCAACATCCAACACGATCATTACAGCTGTAAATGATGCTTTAAGTAAGGCGGAATAA
- a CDS encoding FAD-dependent oxidoreductase: MLSGKKAKFISLFLSMIMILAFFSGCSSKDSGEETSSGDDATKETATETVKDYDVVVIGGGAAGLSAAIEASEAGSKVVVLEKMPFVGGSTLISGGIIYATGSELQEKAGVEDSVENLVNYWMERSEGHADEVLLRTVAEKSGDTINWLVNDVGVELPNLSPAGISPVLRAHSTTDGGNGIIAPLKAYAESKNVEILLETTAKELIQSDDGQITGVKAVDKDDNEITFNAKSVVLATGGFDRNEDLMKKYNPDLMGKDNTNYVGMGNTGDGLLMAGEVGAEIVGNGGVIGIRGVEGEPNFESEVSMIMWSPYLLVNKEGKRFVNEATDYPIIHTALSQQTDKSAYLIFDGTTYNELLDKAVERGEAFVSDSLEDLASQAGLDKDVFAATVTEYNSMVESGQDTLFGKDMSKQTKIENAKFYAVKVVSATIGTMTGVKIDADTHVLDKEGQPIPNLYAAGEVANGDFFYREYPASGTSIQMSLTFGRIAGTNAAEK; encoded by the coding sequence ATGTTATCTGGAAAAAAGGCTAAATTTATTAGTTTATTTCTTAGTATGATTATGATTCTAGCCTTCTTCTCCGGCTGCTCTAGCAAGGATTCCGGTGAAGAAACATCTAGTGGCGATGACGCTACTAAAGAAACCGCTACTGAAACAGTCAAGGATTATGATGTTGTAGTCATTGGCGGAGGGGCGGCAGGACTATCTGCAGCCATTGAAGCCTCTGAAGCAGGCTCCAAGGTGGTTGTACTAGAGAAAATGCCGTTTGTTGGTGGAAGTACGCTGATTTCCGGCGGTATTATTTATGCAACCGGCTCCGAGCTTCAAGAAAAAGCAGGTGTAGAGGACTCAGTGGAAAATCTTGTAAACTATTGGATGGAACGCTCAGAAGGACATGCTGACGAAGTACTGTTAAGAACCGTTGCGGAAAAATCAGGCGACACTATCAATTGGCTTGTGAATGATGTTGGTGTTGAACTGCCAAATCTATCTCCAGCTGGGATTAGTCCTGTATTAAGAGCACATTCAACGACTGACGGCGGTAATGGAATTATTGCTCCATTAAAGGCCTATGCTGAAAGCAAAAACGTGGAAATTTTATTAGAAACAACAGCAAAAGAATTGATTCAAAGTGATGATGGTCAAATTACTGGTGTGAAAGCAGTGGATAAGGACGATAATGAAATTACCTTTAATGCAAAATCCGTTGTATTAGCGACTGGTGGTTTTGATAGAAACGAAGATTTAATGAAGAAATACAACCCTGACCTTATGGGCAAAGATAATACTAACTATGTAGGAATGGGAAATACTGGTGATGGCTTGCTTATGGCTGGGGAAGTAGGAGCTGAGATAGTAGGTAACGGTGGCGTCATTGGTATAAGAGGCGTTGAAGGGGAGCCAAACTTTGAATCTGAAGTGAGTATGATTATGTGGAGCCCCTATTTATTAGTCAATAAAGAGGGCAAGCGTTTTGTGAATGAAGCAACTGATTATCCAATCATTCATACGGCCTTATCACAGCAAACAGATAAAAGTGCGTATTTAATCTTTGATGGCACAACATACAACGAGCTATTAGACAAAGCAGTTGAAAGAGGAGAAGCCTTTGTGTCTGATTCTCTTGAGGATTTAGCGAGCCAGGCTGGTCTTGATAAGGATGTATTCGCTGCAACTGTAACAGAATACAATTCTATGGTAGAAAGCGGTCAGGATACTTTATTTGGCAAGGATATGTCCAAGCAAACCAAAATTGAAAACGCAAAATTCTATGCCGTTAAAGTTGTCTCGGCAACAATCGGTACCATGACTGGCGTTAAAATCGATGCAGATACACATGTATTAGACAAAGAGGGACAACCAATTCCAAACCTATACGCAGCAGGGGAAGTAGCAAACGGAGACTTCTTCTATAGAGAGTATCCTGCTAGCGGAACCTCCATCCAAATGAGCTTAACCTTTGGTAGAATTGCTGGAACCAATGCAGCAGAAAAATAA
- a CDS encoding polysaccharide deacetylase family protein — MKKAVVLLLGILFLAPTQAYAEKAIPILVYHSIDEYQGTGQKELYVTPNHFEEQIRYLRDHGYTLLTFERWKDRKTVDKPIFITFDDGYKNNLKAFEIFLRLRTEEFKPTGTIFVISDFIGGVGRLTSAELKMLAETGLFSIQSHTATHPDLTKREKMEYELQDSKKKIERITGKPVIALSYPYGNFNSRVVEETKKYYQYGLTTTPGPYKEQNIKNERYLLPRTYVKNSTTIEDFAKLVE, encoded by the coding sequence ATGAAAAAAGCTGTGGTTTTATTATTAGGAATACTATTTCTAGCACCAACACAGGCTTATGCTGAAAAAGCCATTCCGATTCTTGTCTATCATTCGATTGATGAGTATCAGGGAACAGGGCAGAAGGAGCTATATGTTACACCGAACCATTTTGAGGAGCAAATCAGGTATTTACGCGACCATGGCTACACGCTATTAACCTTTGAGCGTTGGAAGGATCGAAAAACTGTAGACAAACCGATCTTTATTACCTTTGATGACGGGTATAAAAACAATTTGAAGGCCTTTGAGATTTTTTTAAGGCTGCGAACCGAGGAATTTAAACCAACCGGTACTATCTTTGTTATCTCCGACTTCATTGGGGGAGTTGGTCGCTTAACATCAGCAGAGTTAAAAATGCTAGCAGAAACAGGTCTGTTCTCGATTCAATCTCACACAGCCACACATCCGGATTTGACTAAGAGAGAAAAGATGGAATATGAGCTGCAGGACTCAAAGAAAAAGATTGAAAGAATCACCGGCAAGCCTGTCATTGCCCTTTCGTACCCTTACGGCAACTTTAATTCCAGGGTAGTCGAGGAAACCAAGAAATACTATCAATACGGACTCACAACAACACCGGGTCCCTATAAAGAACAGAATATCAAAAATGAGCGATATCTCCTGCCGCGAACCTATGTTAAAAACTCAACAACGATTGAAGACTTTGCCAAACTTGTAGAATAA
- a CDS encoding twin-arginine translocase TatA/TatE family subunit, with translation MLANIGVPGLILIIVLALIIFGPKKLPELGRAVGQTLGEFKKSARELTSDDMDETKKVEATK, from the coding sequence ATGCTAGCAAATATTGGCGTACCAGGATTAATTCTCATCATCGTATTGGCACTTATCATATTTGGCCCAAAGAAGCTGCCTGAACTTGGCCGTGCGGTTGGACAAACATTAGGCGAATTTAAGAAATCTGCACGTGAACTAACAAGTGATGACATGGATGAGACCAAAAAGGTCGAAGCAACTAAATAA
- the tatC gene encoding twin-arginine translocase subunit TatC has product MEEKELNLIDHLDELRSRLIKIVAAFIILFIVGFIYVEDVYAWMTSDLDVKLIVLGPSDILWIYFMIATVVAIAGTIPVLAYQLWAFIKPALKPNEVKVSLSYIPALFFLFIIGLCFGYFIIFPTIMSFLIELGGDMMVTNFTAEKYFRFIMTTTIPFGILFELPVVLMFLTSLGIINPYVLQKIRKYAYFLLIVVAVVISPPDVMSDFLVAVPLLFLYEISVNLSKIVYKRKLKKQQKWEAEFEEA; this is encoded by the coding sequence ATGGAAGAAAAAGAGTTAAATTTAATAGACCATCTTGATGAACTAAGGTCAAGGCTGATAAAAATCGTTGCGGCATTTATTATACTATTCATAGTTGGGTTTATCTATGTCGAGGACGTCTATGCATGGATGACGAGCGATTTGGATGTCAAACTAATTGTACTCGGACCAAGTGATATTCTATGGATTTATTTTATGATTGCTACAGTGGTGGCCATAGCAGGGACGATTCCAGTATTGGCTTATCAATTATGGGCATTTATCAAGCCTGCCCTCAAGCCAAATGAAGTGAAGGTATCCTTATCCTATATTCCAGCTCTGTTCTTTTTATTTATTATCGGGCTGTGCTTTGGATACTTCATTATTTTTCCAACCATTATGAGCTTTTTAATAGAACTTGGTGGAGACATGATGGTAACCAACTTTACGGCGGAAAAATATTTCCGTTTTATCATGACCACGACCATTCCGTTTGGTATTCTATTTGAATTACCGGTCGTACTGATGTTTCTAACCTCCTTGGGAATCATTAATCCATATGTCCTGCAAAAGATTAGGAAATATGCATATTTCCTACTGATTGTCGTTGCGGTAGTGATATCACCACCGGACGTCATGTCCGACTTCTTAGTTGCAGTTCCATTATTATTCCTATATGAAATCAGCGTGAATCTATCAAAAATCGTCTATAAACGAAAGCTTAAAAAACAACAAAAATGGGAAGCCGAATTCGAAGAAGCATAA